One genomic window of Thioclava sp. GXIMD4216 includes the following:
- a CDS encoding cold shock domain-containing protein: protein MIDGVNELSELRGKVKWFDPAKGFGFILDGEGGPDILLHANVLRNFGQGSVADNALISVRVQKTPRGRQAVEVLQIDPPENSDDIPPIEDLDGTEASDLENLPLEPVRVKWFDKVKGFGFANVFGRSEDVFIHIEVLRRSGFADLAPGEAVCLKVIEGRRGRMAAQVLSWESGLRS, encoded by the coding sequence ATGATTGACGGTGTGAACGAATTGAGCGAACTCCGAGGGAAGGTCAAATGGTTTGACCCTGCCAAGGGGTTCGGTTTTATCCTTGATGGGGAGGGCGGTCCCGATATCCTTCTCCATGCCAATGTTCTGCGGAACTTTGGTCAGGGATCTGTGGCGGATAACGCCCTGATTTCTGTTCGGGTACAGAAGACCCCGCGTGGGCGGCAGGCCGTTGAGGTCCTGCAGATCGACCCGCCCGAGAACAGCGATGATATTCCGCCGATCGAGGATCTCGACGGAACGGAAGCGAGCGATCTTGAAAATCTGCCGCTCGAGCCTGTGCGTGTGAAGTGGTTTGATAAGGTGAAGGGCTTCGGATTTGCCAATGTGTTCGGCCGCTCCGAGGATGTCTTTATCCATATCGAAGTGCTGCGCCGTTCCGGTTTTGCCGATCTGGCGCCGGGGGAGGCTGTATGCCTGAAGGTGATCGAGGGACGTCGGGGCCGCATGGCCGCGCAGGTTCTGTCTTGGGAAAGCGGGCTGCGGTCCTGA
- a CDS encoding DUF192 domain-containing protein gives MGKRAAVLNMGRRPGVSGFLGAALCALLLAIGAPVLAAPVSCAMDAAVLTGATKAAVTRFRIELATTAQQRARGLMYRETLPQDAGMLFVYPDEAPRAFWMRNTLIPLDMLFIDAAGQIVSVHENAIPGDDTPIASGGKARFVLELNGGQARAHQIAAGSILSHPLIESGKARIPCAP, from the coding sequence TTGGGAAAGCGGGCTGCGGTCCTGAATATGGGGCGCAGGCCGGGTGTTTCGGGTTTTTTGGGGGCGGCGCTTTGCGCGCTCCTTCTTGCCATTGGTGCTCCGGTGCTGGCGGCACCGGTGTCCTGTGCGATGGATGCCGCCGTCCTGACGGGGGCCACGAAGGCCGCGGTCACGCGGTTCCGGATCGAATTGGCCACAACCGCGCAGCAACGCGCCCGTGGCCTGATGTATCGCGAGACCCTGCCGCAGGATGCGGGCATGCTTTTTGTCTATCCCGATGAGGCCCCGCGCGCTTTCTGGATGCGCAACACGCTGATTCCGCTTGATATGCTGTTTATCGATGCGGCGGGGCAGATCGTCTCGGTGCATGAAAATGCCATTCCGGGCGACGACACGCCGATCGCTTCCGGAGGGAAGGCCCGTTTTGTGCTGGAATTGAACGGGGGACAGGCCCGCGCACACCAGATCGCGGCAGGCAGCATTCTGTCCCATCCCCTGATCGAAAGCGGCAAGGCCCGCATTCCCTGCGCCCCATAG
- a CDS encoding XRE family transcriptional regulator, translated as MTPFKDSPGARFLRERIEALAHRKTQSEIASEAGFTNANMISILKAGKSKIPLDRIPSLAKALETDPAWFLRRALEQAVGKTSAQAIEEIYGSPVTENERRWLLELREASEDSDPRITARSRSALRAIFGK; from the coding sequence ATGACCCCATTCAAAGACAGCCCCGGCGCACGCTTCCTTCGCGAACGGATCGAGGCGCTGGCGCACCGGAAAACGCAGAGCGAGATCGCCTCTGAGGCAGGCTTCACCAATGCCAATATGATCTCGATCCTGAAAGCTGGAAAATCGAAGATCCCCCTCGACCGAATACCATCCTTGGCCAAGGCGCTGGAGACGGACCCCGCTTGGTTCCTGCGGCGCGCGCTGGAGCAAGCCGTGGGCAAGACCTCCGCTCAAGCCATCGAAGAGATCTACGGAAGCCCTGTCACAGAGAACGAGCGTCGCTGGCTGTTGGAATTGCGTGAGGCATCGGAGGATAGCGATCCACGCATCACCGCTCGGTCCCGCTCGGCACTTCGGGCAATTTTCGGAAAGTGA
- a CDS encoding T6SS immunity protein Tdi1 domain-containing protein yields the protein MWRQGVARAFKYLPNFHALLLDERFDSKARPMKSQCFEIEVELFSWMPDGDSKKVKDFEAAKAVLGELSINQIYAPKLAIPLGGNFELESLQVTSAPEYLQMVTELEPPRVMTTDDLARIAFGADGPQALKTAMKDVR from the coding sequence GTGTGGCGGCAGGGAGTAGCACGTGCTTTCAAGTATCTGCCGAATTTCCATGCACTGCTGCTGGATGAGCGTTTCGATTCAAAGGCGCGCCCAATGAAGAGCCAGTGCTTCGAGATCGAGGTTGAGCTGTTTTCTTGGATGCCCGACGGAGATAGTAAAAAAGTAAAGGATTTTGAAGCTGCTAAAGCAGTGCTTGGCGAGCTGTCGATCAACCAGATTTATGCGCCCAAGCTGGCTATTCCGCTTGGCGGAAATTTCGAGCTGGAGAGCCTGCAAGTGACTTCAGCCCCGGAGTATCTGCAAATGGTCACTGAACTCGAGCCGCCTCGTGTGATGACCACTGATGACCTTGCGCGGATTGCATTTGGCGCTGATGGGCCGCAGGCGTTGAAAACGGCAATGAAGGATGTGCGTTGA
- a CDS encoding vitamin B12-dependent ribonucleotide reductase, with protein sequence MKIERKFTTSESGAYGAIAFTTTDSEIRNPDGKIVFRNDSVEIPEGWSQVASDVLAQKYFRKAGVPAALKRVREKDVPEFLWRSVPDEAALNDLPEDKRFGGETSAKQVFDRLAGAWAYWGWKGGYFTSEDDARAYYDEMRYTLARQMGAPNSPQWFNTGLHWAYGIDGPSQGHHYVDPKTGKLVKSASAYEHPQPHACFIQSVSDDLVNDGGIMDLWVREARLFKYGSGTGTNFSSLRGAGEALSGGGKSSGLMGFLKIGDRAAGAIKSGGTTRRAAKMVIIDMDHPDIEDFINWKVIEEQKVASLVAGSKLHERELNKIFAAIRAFDGSDEGAVDPAKNLALKAAIKSAKGVMIPETYINRVLQYARQGYSSIEFPTYDTDWDSDAYASVSGQNSNNSVRVTNAFLKAVKQDADWELLRRTDGKVAKTIKARDLWEQVGHAAWACADPGIQFHDTVNEWHTCPEDGPIRGSNPCSEYMFLDDTACNLASMNLLTFYKDGRFDADAYIHACRIWTITLEISVMMAQFPSPQIAQRSYDFRTLGLGYANIGGLLMNMGLGYDSDEGRALTGALTAIMTGVSYATSAQMASELGAFPGYAKNAAHMLRVIRNHRAAAHGTGTYEALEVQPVALDHANCPDPKLVELATAAWDQALALGEAHGFRNAQVSVIAPTGTIGLVMDCDTTGIEPDFALVKFKKLAGGGYFKIINRSVPAALAKLGYSSAQAEEIVSYAVGHASLGNCPSINTTSLIGHGFGEAEIKKINAALPTAFDIRFVFNQWTLGEEFCRDTLGIPAEKLNDPSFDMLRHLGFSKAQIEAANDHVCGTMTLEGAPHLRPEHLNVFDCANACGKKGKRYLSVESHITMMAAAQSFISGAISKTINMPNSASIEDVKAAYELSWSLGIKANALYRDGSKLSQPLASALIEDDEEAEEILATGSPQEKAQVLAEKIVEKVIVKELVRSNREKLPTRRKGYTQKAIVGGHKVYLRTGEYDDGSLGEIFIDMHKEGAGFRAMMNNFAIAVSVGLQYGVPLEEFVDAFTFTKFEPAGMVQGNDSVKNATSILDYVFRELAISYLDRTDLAHVKPKGHTFDDIGHGSESSLEEDEQASKSLEVLRQISSSGYLRKRLPQELMVFQGGQAAVGFSETQTGFTAKTSTAVSSGTVSMDARTKAKMQGYEGEACGECGNYTLVRNGTCMKCNTCGGTSGCS encoded by the coding sequence ATGAAGATCGAGCGGAAATTCACAACCTCGGAAAGCGGCGCTTATGGCGCGATTGCCTTCACGACGACGGACTCAGAAATTCGCAATCCGGACGGGAAAATCGTCTTTCGCAACGATAGCGTTGAGATTCCCGAGGGCTGGAGCCAGGTCGCCTCTGACGTTCTGGCGCAGAAATATTTCCGTAAGGCGGGGGTTCCTGCGGCGCTGAAGCGCGTGCGCGAAAAGGATGTGCCGGAGTTCCTGTGGCGCTCGGTTCCCGATGAGGCCGCGCTGAACGATCTTCCTGAAGACAAGCGGTTCGGCGGCGAGACCTCGGCCAAGCAGGTGTTTGACCGCCTTGCAGGCGCTTGGGCCTATTGGGGCTGGAAGGGTGGCTATTTCACCAGCGAAGACGACGCCCGCGCCTATTATGACGAGATGCGCTATACGCTGGCCCGCCAGATGGGCGCGCCGAACAGCCCGCAATGGTTCAACACCGGTCTGCATTGGGCCTATGGCATCGATGGCCCGAGCCAGGGCCACCATTATGTCGACCCGAAAACCGGCAAGCTGGTGAAATCGGCCTCGGCCTATGAGCACCCGCAGCCCCATGCCTGCTTCATCCAGTCGGTTTCGGATGATCTGGTCAATGACGGCGGCATCATGGACCTCTGGGTGCGCGAGGCGCGCCTGTTCAAATACGGCTCGGGGACGGGCACCAATTTCTCCAGCCTGCGCGGCGCGGGGGAGGCCCTTTCGGGGGGCGGCAAGTCTTCGGGGCTGATGGGGTTTCTCAAGATCGGGGACCGCGCGGCAGGGGCGATCAAATCGGGCGGCACCACGCGGCGTGCGGCCAAGATGGTTATCATCGATATGGACCACCCCGATATCGAGGATTTCATCAACTGGAAGGTCATCGAGGAGCAGAAGGTTGCCTCTCTGGTCGCCGGTTCCAAGCTGCATGAGCGCGAGCTGAACAAGATCTTCGCCGCGATCCGCGCCTTTGACGGTTCGGATGAGGGGGCGGTCGACCCGGCCAAGAACCTCGCGCTGAAGGCGGCGATCAAATCCGCCAAGGGCGTGATGATCCCCGAGACCTATATCAACCGCGTGCTGCAATATGCACGTCAGGGTTATAGCAGTATCGAATTCCCGACCTATGACACGGATTGGGACAGCGACGCCTATGCCTCTGTTTCGGGCCAGAATTCCAACAATTCGGTGCGGGTGACCAACGCCTTCCTGAAGGCCGTGAAGCAGGATGCCGATTGGGAGCTTCTGCGCCGCACCGATGGCAAGGTCGCCAAGACCATCAAGGCACGTGACCTCTGGGAGCAGGTGGGCCATGCCGCATGGGCCTGCGCCGATCCGGGCATCCAGTTCCATGATACCGTCAACGAATGGCATACCTGCCCCGAGGACGGGCCGATCCGCGGCTCGAACCCGTGCTCGGAATATATGTTCCTTGACGATACGGCCTGTAACCTTGCGTCGATGAACCTGCTGACCTTCTATAAGGACGGTCGCTTTGACGCGGATGCCTATATCCATGCCTGCCGCATCTGGACCATCACGCTGGAAATCTCGGTGATGATGGCGCAGTTCCCAAGCCCGCAGATCGCGCAGCGTTCCTATGATTTCCGCACGTTGGGTCTTGGTTATGCCAATATCGGCGGTCTGCTGATGAATATGGGTCTGGGTTACGACTCGGATGAGGGCCGCGCGCTGACCGGTGCGCTGACGGCGATCATGACGGGCGTGTCCTATGCCACCTCGGCGCAGATGGCGTCTGAACTGGGTGCCTTCCCGGGCTATGCCAAGAACGCCGCCCATATGCTGCGGGTCATCCGCAACCATCGTGCGGCCGCGCATGGCACGGGCACCTATGAGGCGCTTGAGGTCCAACCCGTCGCGCTGGATCACGCGAATTGCCCCGACCCGAAGCTGGTCGAGCTGGCGACCGCCGCATGGGATCAGGCGCTGGCCTTGGGCGAGGCGCATGGGTTCCGCAATGCGCAGGTCTCGGTGATTGCGCCCACGGGCACCATCGGTCTGGTCATGGATTGCGACACCACCGGCATCGAGCCCGATTTCGCGCTGGTGAAATTCAAGAAGCTCGCAGGCGGCGGCTATTTCAAGATCATCAACCGCTCGGTGCCTGCGGCCTTGGCCAAGCTTGGCTATAGTTCCGCGCAGGCCGAAGAGATCGTGTCCTATGCGGTGGGCCATGCCAGCCTTGGGAATTGCCCGAGCATCAATACGACCTCGCTGATCGGTCATGGCTTTGGCGAGGCCGAGATCAAGAAGATCAACGCGGCTTTGCCTACGGCTTTCGACATCCGCTTTGTCTTCAACCAATGGACGCTGGGCGAGGAATTCTGCCGCGATACCCTTGGTATTCCGGCAGAAAAGCTGAACGATCCGAGCTTCGACATGCTGCGTCATCTGGGCTTTAGCAAAGCGCAGATCGAGGCCGCCAATGACCATGTCTGCGGCACGATGACCCTTGAGGGCGCGCCGCATCTTCGCCCCGAACACCTGAACGTCTTCGATTGCGCCAATGCCTGCGGCAAGAAGGGCAAGCGCTATCTGTCGGTCGAAAGCCATATCACCATGATGGCGGCGGCGCAGAGCTTTATCTCGGGCGCGATTTCCAAGACGATCAATATGCCCAATTCTGCCTCGATCGAGGATGTGAAAGCGGCCTATGAGCTGTCCTGGTCGCTGGGCATCAAGGCCAATGCGCTTTACCGCGACGGGTCCAAACTCAGCCAGCCCCTGGCCTCGGCGCTGATCGAGGATGACGAAGAGGCCGAAGAGATCCTTGCCACCGGCAGCCCGCAGGAGAAGGCGCAAGTGTTGGCCGAGAAGATCGTCGAGAAGGTGATCGTCAAGGAACTGGTACGTAGCAATCGTGAAAAGCTGCCGACGCGTCGCAAGGGCTATACCCAGAAAGCGATTGTCGGCGGGCATAAGGTGTATCTGCGCACTGGCGAATATGATGACGGCTCGCTTGGCGAGATCTTCATCGACATGCACAAGGAAGGCGCGGGCTTCCGTGCGATGATGAACAACTTCGCCATCGCCGTGTCGGTGGGGCTGCAATATGGCGTGCCGCTGGAAGAGTTTGTCGATGCCTTCACCTTCACCAAATTCGAGCCTGCGGGCATGGTGCAGGGCAATGACTCGGTCAAGAATGCGACCTCGATCCTTGATTACGTGTTCCGCGAACTGGCGATTTCCTATCTTGACCGCACCGATCTGGCGCATGTGAAGCCCAAAGGCCATACATTCGACGATATCGGGCATGGTTCGGAAAGCTCGCTGGAAGAGGACGAGCAGGCATCGAAATCGCTGGAAGTCCTGCGCCAGATTTCGTCTTCGGGCTATCTGCGCAAACGTTTGCCGCAAGAGCTGATGGTGTTTCAGGGCGGTCAGGCGGCGGTCGGGTTCTCGGAAACACAGACCGGCTTTACGGCCAAGACCTCTACGGCTGTGTCCTCGGGCACGGTGTCGATGGATGCCCGCACCAAAGCCAAGATGCAGGGCTATGAGGGCGAGGCCTGTGGCGAATGCGGCAATTACACGCTCGTGCGCAATGGGACCTGCATGAAATGCAATACCTGCGGCGGCACCTCGGGCTGTAGCTGA
- a CDS encoding histidine kinase dimerization/phospho-acceptor domain-containing protein, translated as MTPWSLKKRLLRNVLLAVGFGWIATLSVGIYALNHEMGEVLDGALKDDAALVAQLLAHDQTQAIATWANSHAQNTDWQMRILLPEGPTTAAPWPALGRDGISQTEDWQVVRQTTPDGVIEIGQSLKRRSHELMEAARAFLFLIIPLLLIVTAAVILTLRKSLSSTIAFSHRMRRRSAEDLSPLSADMLPQEMAPVTDAFNIYLDRIKDLRAAERHFIANAAHELRTPLAVLRSRIEVMAATPQAAQADARRDLIDTIDRLSLRVERLLQLERAEAGLGLARERIDIVALIRLLCHELRPHSNGQPPILFDDSDLDRLDISSDRDALAIILRNLLGNARDHGTGTVRLQLSPQGRLRVTNPAPPEASFHLERFGKSGGSAGSGLGLDIVMRLARDLGIPTRFEILPREAGPLAQVTLDLPVCTKDQ; from the coding sequence GTGACGCCGTGGTCGCTGAAAAAGCGCCTGCTGCGCAATGTGCTTCTGGCGGTGGGCTTTGGCTGGATCGCGACCCTGAGCGTGGGCATTTATGCGCTGAACCATGAAATGGGCGAAGTTCTGGATGGCGCGTTGAAGGACGACGCCGCGTTGGTGGCGCAGCTTCTGGCGCATGACCAGACCCAAGCCATTGCCACTTGGGCCAACAGCCATGCGCAAAACACGGATTGGCAGATGCGCATCCTGCTGCCGGAGGGGCCGACCACCGCTGCCCCCTGGCCTGCGCTCGGGCGTGATGGGATCAGCCAGACCGAAGACTGGCAGGTGGTGCGGCAAACAACCCCCGACGGCGTGATCGAGATCGGCCAGAGCCTCAAGCGCCGCAGCCATGAATTGATGGAAGCCGCCCGCGCCTTCCTGTTCCTGATCATCCCGCTTTTGCTGATTGTCACCGCCGCCGTCATCCTGACCCTGCGCAAGAGCCTGTCCTCGACCATCGCCTTCTCGCATAGGATGCGCCGCCGCAGCGCCGAGGACCTCTCGCCCCTCTCGGCGGATATGCTGCCGCAGGAAATGGCCCCTGTCACCGATGCCTTCAACATCTACCTTGACCGGATCAAGGATCTGCGCGCCGCCGAGCGCCATTTCATCGCCAATGCCGCACATGAGTTGCGCACGCCCTTGGCGGTGCTGCGCAGCCGGATCGAGGTCATGGCCGCCACGCCCCAAGCCGCGCAGGCCGACGCGCGCAGGGATCTGATCGACACGATCGACCGGCTGTCGCTGCGCGTCGAGCGCCTGCTACAGCTTGAACGCGCCGAGGCGGGGCTGGGCCTTGCGCGGGAACGGATCGATATTGTGGCGCTGATCCGGCTGCTTTGCCACGAGCTGCGCCCGCACAGCAACGGGCAGCCCCCGATCCTGTTTGACGACAGCGATCTGGACCGGCTCGATATTTCCAGTGACCGCGATGCGCTGGCGATCATCTTGCGCAATCTCTTGGGCAATGCCCGCGATCACGGCACCGGCACAGTCCGGCTGCAACTGTCACCGCAAGGGCGTCTGCGGGTCACCAACCCCGCCCCACCCGAGGCCAGCTTCCATCTGGAACGTTTCGGCAAGTCCGGCGGCTCTGCCGGATCGGGACTGGGGCTGGACATCGTGATGCGGCTGGCGCGCGATCTGGGCATCCCGACCCGCTTCGAGATCCTCCCGCGCGAGGCCGGACCTCTGGCGCAGGTCACGCTTGACCTGCCGGTCTGCACCAAAGACCAGTAA
- a CDS encoding response regulator transcription factor — MRVLLIEDTPDLARNVAQFLRLQGHAVDIAASVDEAEAAWDVTDYAGVILDLGLPDGSGLTLLRARRRAGDRTPVIIATALDQISDRIAGLDAGADDYVTKPFDLGELAARLRAHARRSEGNPTAQTALGDLRIDRAAARLWREGTTGEGKEIRLTSREWSLFEALLAARGRILSRAALEETLFAYDDSVESNAVEVYISRLRGKLGAEVIVTRRGLGYLIP; from the coding sequence ATGAGAGTGCTGCTGATTGAAGACACCCCCGATCTGGCCCGCAATGTCGCGCAATTCCTGCGCCTGCAAGGCCATGCGGTGGATATTGCCGCCTCGGTCGATGAGGCCGAGGCCGCTTGGGATGTGACCGATTATGCAGGGGTGATCCTCGATCTGGGGCTGCCCGACGGGTCGGGGCTGACGCTTCTACGCGCCCGCAGACGCGCCGGTGACCGCACGCCGGTGATCATTGCCACCGCGCTCGACCAGATTTCGGACCGGATCGCGGGGCTAGATGCCGGTGCCGATGACTATGTGACCAAACCTTTCGATCTGGGCGAACTGGCCGCGAGGCTGCGCGCCCATGCGCGGCGTTCGGAAGGCAACCCGACCGCCCAGACCGCCCTTGGCGATCTGCGGATCGACCGTGCCGCGGCACGGCTCTGGCGCGAAGGCACAACTGGCGAAGGCAAAGAAATCCGTCTGACATCGCGGGAATGGTCGCTTTTCGAGGCGCTTCTGGCGGCGCGCGGGCGCATTCTGTCGCGGGCCGCACTGGAAGAGACCCTGTTCGCCTATGATGACAGCGTGGAAAGCAATGCGGTCGAGGTCTATATCTCGCGGCTACGGGGGAAGCTCGGCGCGGAGGTCATCGTGACGCGGCGCGGTTTGGGATATCTGATCCCGTGA
- a CDS encoding aldo/keto reductase: MQKRSLTKELHVSALGLGCMGMSEFYGPRDDAQSLEVLHQATEAGLDFLDTADMYGPFHNEELIGRFLKETRAKVKIATKFGIVRKPGAYERDIDTSPAYARQALEGSLRRLGVERVDLYYVHRVAPDQPIEETMQALARLVAEGKIGHIGLCEVSAATLRRAHAVHPVSALQTEYSLWTRGVETEILPVCRELGIGFVPYSPLGRGFLTGAYSDPSKLASGDFRAMLPRFKDQALASNLRIADLVRDWALRKGCSPAQLALAWLLAQGDDIVPIPGTKRPAYLADNLGALDVVLTPEDLAALDHALAQMPVAGARYTAEGMKGVDA; the protein is encoded by the coding sequence ATGCAAAAACGTTCGCTGACGAAAGAACTCCACGTTTCGGCCTTGGGGCTGGGCTGTATGGGCATGAGCGAATTCTACGGCCCCCGCGATGATGCGCAATCGCTGGAGGTGCTGCATCAGGCGACAGAGGCGGGGCTGGATTTTCTGGATACTGCCGACATGTATGGCCCCTTCCACAACGAGGAACTGATCGGGCGTTTTCTGAAAGAGACCCGCGCGAAAGTCAAAATCGCCACGAAATTCGGGATTGTGCGCAAGCCCGGAGCCTATGAACGCGACATCGATACCAGCCCCGCCTATGCACGGCAGGCACTGGAAGGGTCGCTCAGGCGGCTGGGTGTGGAACGGGTGGATCTGTATTATGTGCACCGCGTCGCTCCCGACCAGCCGATCGAAGAGACCATGCAGGCGCTGGCCCGACTGGTGGCCGAGGGCAAGATCGGCCATATCGGTCTTTGCGAGGTCAGCGCCGCGACCCTGCGCCGCGCACATGCCGTGCATCCGGTCAGCGCGCTACAGACCGAATATTCGCTCTGGACCCGTGGCGTAGAGACCGAGATCCTGCCTGTCTGCCGCGAGTTGGGCATCGGCTTCGTGCCCTATTCGCCCTTGGGGCGCGGGTTCCTGACCGGCGCCTATAGCGACCCGAGCAAGCTGGCCAGCGGCGATTTCCGCGCGATGCTGCCACGGTTCAAGGATCAGGCGCTGGCCAGCAATCTGCGCATCGCCGATCTGGTGCGCGACTGGGCCCTGCGCAAAGGCTGCAGCCCCGCGCAACTGGCGCTGGCATGGCTGCTGGCACAAGGGGACGATATCGTGCCCATCCCCGGCACCAAGCGTCCGGCCTATCTTGCGGACAATCTTGGCGCGCTGGATGTGGTCCTGACCCCCGAAGATCTGGCCGCACTGGACCACGCATTGGCGCAGATGCCGGTTGCGGGCGCGCGCTACACGGCAGAGGGCATGAAAGGGGTTGATGCCTGA
- a CDS encoding LysR family transcriptional regulator, whose translation MTIVWDDLKVFLAVVRMGTLSGAAGQLRLGLATVSRRIERLEAAMGTPLFLRTQTGYRVTEDGAALVERAEDMEAAANSLAGHAQPSREVSGTVRLATAENLATDLILPALPRLQARHPKLCLDLVTDVRTVNLHRRDADLALRMVKPERGHVTLQRLGRLGLGLYAAPSYLAQRTTGGEGAAFDHDAFIMWGEGQSHLAAAIWVEQMLQGRPPVLSTTSLATQVAGCRAGLGLAVLPHFLAQPRGLVCLRRDLGIDQPVWLVTQTDLVQSPRVRAVADFLRDLVETHRAHLAGDAPATC comes from the coding sequence ATGACAATCGTCTGGGATGATCTGAAAGTGTTTCTGGCGGTGGTGCGGATGGGCACGTTGTCGGGGGCGGCGGGGCAGTTGCGGCTGGGGCTGGCCACGGTGTCGCGCCGGATCGAGAGGCTGGAGGCCGCGATGGGCACGCCATTGTTCTTGCGCACCCAGACCGGCTATCGCGTGACCGAGGATGGTGCGGCGCTGGTGGAACGGGCCGAGGATATGGAGGCGGCGGCCAATAGCCTTGCGGGCCATGCGCAGCCCTCGCGCGAGGTGTCGGGCACGGTGCGGCTGGCCACGGCTGAAAATCTTGCCACCGATCTGATCCTGCCCGCTTTGCCGCGTTTGCAGGCCCGACATCCCAAGCTTTGCCTTGATCTGGTGACAGATGTGCGCACGGTCAATCTGCATCGTCGCGACGCCGATCTGGCGCTCAGGATGGTCAAACCGGAGCGCGGCCATGTCACGTTGCAGCGTCTGGGGCGGCTGGGCTTGGGGCTTTATGCCGCGCCGTCCTATCTGGCGCAGCGGACAACCGGTGGTGAGGGCGCGGCCTTCGATCATGACGCCTTCATCATGTGGGGCGAGGGGCAGTCGCATCTGGCTGCGGCCATCTGGGTCGAGCAGATGCTGCAAGGCCGTCCACCGGTTCTGTCGACCACTTCGCTTGCCACACAGGTGGCGGGCTGTCGGGCGGGGCTGGGGCTGGCGGTCCTGCCACATTTTCTGGCGCAACCGCGCGGGCTGGTCTGCCTGCGCCGCGATCTGGGGATTGATCAGCCGGTCTGGCTGGTGACCCAGACCGATCTTGTGCAATCGCCGCGGGTGCGGGCGGTGGCCGATTTCCTGCGCGATCTGGTCGAGACCCATCGCGCCCATCTGGCGGGCGACGCGCCTGCCACCTGCTGA
- a CDS encoding aldo/keto reductase — protein sequence MKTNTLGTTGLEISPIVFGGNVFGWTLDEAASFRMLDALIDHGFTTIDTADVYSAWGEGNSGGESETILGKWFAARPGLREKVTLFTKVGSDMGGPGEKGLSQAWISKAIDLSLERLKTDHVDLYFSHWPDDSVRHEETLGAYRDLLAAGKIRAIGASNYDYALLSSAQRVAKDHGLPAYQVLQPEYNLYDRDGFEGDLRAFCIAQNIGVVTYFSLAAGFLSGKYRRPEDLEGSKRGDMVRKYLNDRGLAVLQALDEVALAHNAKPAEVALAWLIAREGVSAPIASATSESQLASFVKAAELHLAEDEMNALTEAGAVEAAQ from the coding sequence ATGAAGACCAACACACTTGGCACGACCGGTCTGGAGATTTCCCCGATTGTGTTCGGCGGCAATGTTTTCGGCTGGACACTGGATGAGGCGGCGAGTTTTCGCATGCTGGATGCGCTGATCGATCACGGCTTTACCACGATTGACACGGCGGATGTCTATTCCGCATGGGGGGAAGGCAATAGCGGCGGCGAGTCCGAGACGATCCTTGGCAAGTGGTTCGCCGCGCGGCCCGGCCTGCGCGAGAAAGTGACGCTGTTTACCAAGGTCGGTTCCGATATGGGCGGTCCGGGTGAAAAAGGCCTGTCGCAAGCGTGGATTTCCAAGGCGATCGACCTGTCGCTGGAGCGGCTGAAAACCGACCATGTCGATCTTTATTTCTCGCATTGGCCCGATGACAGCGTGCGCCATGAAGAGACGCTGGGGGCCTATCGTGACCTGTTGGCAGCGGGGAAAATCCGTGCGATCGGGGCGTCAAACTATGATTACGCGTTGCTGTCCTCGGCGCAGCGCGTTGCGAAAGACCACGGGCTTCCGGCCTATCAGGTGCTCCAGCCCGAATATAACCTCTATGACCGTGACGGGTTCGAGGGCGATCTGCGCGCGTTCTGTATCGCGCAGAATATCGGTGTGGTCACCTATTTCAGTCTTGCCGCCGGGTTCCTGAGCGGGAAATACCGCAGGCCCGAAGACCTCGAAGGGTCCAAACGCGGGGATATGGTCCGGAAATATCTGAATGATCGGGGGCTGGCGGTGCTTCAGGCGCTGGACGAGGTGGCCCTGGCCCATAATGCCAAACCCGCCGAGGTGGCACTGGCATGGCTGATCGCGCGGGAAGGGGTCAGCGCCCCTATCGCCTCGGCCACCAGCGAAAGCCAGCTTGCAAGCTTTGTGAAGGCGGCAGAGCTGCATCTGGCCGAGGACGAGATGAACGCATTGACAGAGGCGGGCGCGGTGGAGGCCGCGCAATAG